The proteins below are encoded in one region of Mauremys reevesii isolate NIE-2019 linkage group 15, ASM1616193v1, whole genome shotgun sequence:
- the LOC120383125 gene encoding E3 ubiquitin-protein ligase TRIM11-like — MAAENPVESLKDEATCSICLDYFEDPVSIRCGHNFCRACITQYWRKSDTNFSCPQCRKIVQHRNFKPNRVLANVVEIAKQLSLQAAKDSGGERECEKHQEALKLFCEEDQNLICSICRDSWDHRAHTVVPIEEAAQNYKVHIQRQLEFLKQERDEVLGFKRSGEMKTQKLLKQAETQRQRIVSEFQQVRQLLEEKQRLLLAQLDEINKDILKRQNNYIAKITEEISRLDHLISELEGKCQQPASEFLQDVRSTLSMYEAPSHSPSFSTVLEGAWTLGARFTKDISSAWSEYMAPSHSASFLSTLEGVWTAGAKFVKDVKSTLSGGRQRTFENPVSLSPEFKWGSWDFSEKTRILHNILKNFKETLVSEWRLDKENVTLDPDTGNPWLIMSEDQKSMRWQNPYNNFRVEDVSFLPALGCEAFTSGRHYWEVELKGEGNMRLGVARESVKRMGKVSWKPKAGVWAIEQLGPYYQAFTSPITNLSLSRSPRKIGVYLDYEGGQVTFYDADTKALIFAFPPASFTGQRIRPVFFLFGVNSQLRLCP; from the exons atggctgcagagaaccccgTGGAAAGCCTCAAAGATGAAGCTACTTGTTCCATCTGTCTGGACTATTTTGAAGATCCAGTGTCTATACgctgtgggcacaatttctgccgagcctgcatcacCCAGTACTGGAGGAAGTCAGATACAAActtctcctgccctcagtgcaggaaAATTGTTCAGCACAGAAACTTCAAGCCAAACAGAGTGCTGGCAAATGTTGTGGAAATAGCCAAACAGctgagtttacaggcagcaaaagattcaggaggggagagagagtgtgagaaacatcaggaggctctgaaactcttctgtgaagaggatcaaaaTCTAATTTGTTCGATCTGCAGAGACTCCTGGGATCACAGAGCTCACACTGTGGTTCCCATAGAAGAAGCTGCCCAAAATTACAAG GTTCACATTCAGAGACAACTGGAGTTTTTGAAGCAAGAGCGAGATGAGGTTCTGGGTTTTAAACGGAGTGGGGAAATGAAAACCCAGAAGCTGCTA AAACAGGCAgaaacccagaggcagaggattgTGTCCGAATTTCAGCAAGTGCGCCAGTTACTGGAGGAAAAACAGCGACTCCTGCTTGCCCAGCTGGATGAGATAAACAAGGACATTTTAAAGAGGCAGAACAACTATATTGCCAAAATCACAGAAGAAATATCCCGTCTTGACCACCTGATCAGTGAGCTGGAGGGGAAGTGCCAGCagccagcgagtgaattcctgcag GACGTCAGAAGCACCTTGAGCATGTACGAGGCTCCTTCTCACTCCCCCTCATTCTCCACGGTTCTGGAAGGAGCTTGGACACtaggggccagatttacaaag gACATCTCAAGTGCCTGGAGCGAGTACATGGCTCCttctcactctgcctccttctTGTCGACTCTGGAAGGGGTTTGGACAGCAGGGGCcaaatttgtaaag gATGTCAAAAGCACCTTGAGTGG AGGCAGACAGAGGACATTTGAGAATCCAGTGAGTCTTTCTCCTGAATTTAAATGGGGCAGCTGGGATTTCTCTGAAAAGACCAGAATTCtgcacaacattctgaagaaCTTCAAAG AGACTCTGGTGTCAGAATGGAGGCTGGACAAAG AAAATGTGACGCTGGATCCAGACACGGGAAATCCCTGGCTCATCATGTCTGAGGATCAGAAAAGCATGAGATGGCAGAATCCATACAACAATTTCAGAGTAGAAGATGTATCGTTTctccctgccctgggctgtgAGGCATTCACCTCGGGCAGacattactgggaggtggagttgaagggggaggggaacatGCGTCTAGGGGTCGCCAGAGAGTCCGTGAAGAGAATGGGAAAGGTCAGCTGGAAGCCCAAAGCGGGGGTCTGGGCTATAGAGCAGTTGGGGCCCTATTACCAAGCCTTCACCTCCCCTATTACCAACTTGTCCCTGAGTCGGAGCCCCAGAAAGATCGGGGTCTATCTGGACTATGAAGGAGGGCAGGTGACATTTTATGATGCTGATACCAAGGCCCTGATCTTTGCGTTCCCACCAGCCTCTTTCACTGGGCAAAGAATTCGTCCTGTCTTCTTTCTTTTTGGTGTAAACTCCCagctcagactgtgtccctga